A section of the Paenibacillus aurantius genome encodes:
- a CDS encoding flavin-containing monooxygenase, translating to MHEVEVAVIGAGQAGLAAGYYLKKRKVSFVILGQEERVGDSWRNRYDSLQLFTPRWYSGLPGDPLRGERSGYASKEEIADYLEGYADRWTLPVELGTQVQAMEPADRAFLLTTSRGVYKAKKVIVATGPFQKPYLPEMAGGVSGEVFQLHTSDYRNGEQLKPGPVLVVGSGNSGAQIAVELSQGREREVYLSAGHKLSIAPQKVLGLSVFWWFRRLGLLYAPTDSRIGRMVRGRGEPVFDTGLSGALAKGDIVLKARSTRAEGRAFWFEDEAAPVQVSNVIWATGFRSDYRWIQVHSAIDPAGMPIHRQGESPVQGLFFLGLPWMRSRASALIGGVGVDASYIVDRLFQQE from the coding sequence ATGCATGAAGTCGAGGTGGCTGTCATTGGCGCGGGCCAGGCCGGACTGGCGGCGGGGTATTATTTAAAGAAACGGAAGGTTTCTTTCGTTATCCTCGGACAGGAAGAGCGGGTGGGGGACAGCTGGCGGAACCGGTACGATTCCCTGCAATTGTTTACCCCGAGGTGGTACAGCGGCCTGCCCGGCGATCCGCTTAGAGGAGAACGCAGCGGCTATGCCTCGAAGGAGGAGATTGCGGATTATCTGGAGGGGTATGCGGACCGCTGGACGCTTCCGGTTGAGCTGGGGACACAGGTTCAGGCTATGGAGCCGGCCGACCGGGCCTTTCTTCTTACTACGAGCCGGGGCGTCTATAAGGCAAAGAAGGTCATTGTGGCGACAGGCCCGTTCCAGAAGCCGTACCTTCCGGAAATGGCGGGCGGCGTGTCCGGCGAGGTCTTCCAGCTGCATACGTCCGATTACCGGAATGGGGAGCAGCTGAAGCCCGGGCCGGTTCTGGTGGTCGGGTCGGGCAATTCGGGCGCGCAAATTGCCGTGGAGCTAAGCCAAGGAAGGGAGCGGGAGGTTTACTTGTCGGCCGGACACAAGCTATCGATCGCCCCGCAGAAAGTTCTCGGTCTAAGCGTCTTCTGGTGGTTTCGGAGGCTGGGCCTCCTGTATGCGCCCACTGACAGCCGGATAGGCCGGATGGTTCGTGGCCGGGGTGAGCCGGTCTTTGATACGGGCCTGTCCGGCGCGCTGGCCAAAGGGGATATCGTGCTGAAAGCACGCAGCACCCGGGCGGAAGGCCGAGCCTTCTGGTTCGAGGACGAAGCCGCTCCCGTACAGGTTTCCAATGTGATATGGGCCACGGGGTTTCGGAGCGATTACCGCTGGATTCAGGTTCACTCGGCAATTGATCCAGCGGGCATGCCCATCCACCGGCAGGGAGAAAGCCCGGTCCAAGGGCTGTTCTTCCTCGGCTTGCCTTGGATGCGCAGCCGGGCCTCCGCGCTGATCGGAGGAGTAGGGGTGGACGCAAGCTATATCGTAGATCGCTTGTTTCAGCAGGAGTAA